The window CGCAGTTCGGCCCCGCGGAGGTCGGCGCCGCGGAGGTCGGCTCCGAGGAGGTCGGCGCCGGGGCGGATGCGGGTGCGGGCGACGCGGCGGGGGCCGGCGCCGATCGGGCCGGACTCGCGGGCGAGCCGTGCCGCCTCGCGGAGCAGCTGGGCGGCGGGGGCACGCAGCTCCTCGATGTCGGCGGCCAGGATGGTCTCGGGATCGGCGTCCGCGAGGGCGCGCACGTCGCCGCGCGCCTGCCGGAGAGCCGGGTGCAGCCGTGCCGCGGCGGGGAGCGCGAGCGCGTCCTCCAGGTACCAGAGCAGTTCGTGCAGCTGCCGCATGATCGGGAAGACGCCGAACATCGTCGACCTGGTGTCCGCGTCGTCGCGCCAGCTCGCGCCGCCCACGGTGTGCTGCGTCACCTGCTGTCCGGCGCCGAAGCAGTCGAAGACGGTGCACCCGCGGAAGCCGCGCTCGCGCAGCTCGGGGTGGATGCGGCAGCGATCGTCATCGGCCAGGTTGACGCAGGGATCGCCGGCCGCCTTGTCGATGGCGAAGTCGGCGGATCGCGCGAAGGCCAGCGCCACACAGCACAGGCCGACGCACTGCGAGCAGTCGGCGCGGAGCGCGTCGCGTGAATCGTGGACGATCGTCACCCGTCCACAGTACGTGCCCGTCGTCACCTTTCCACATCTTCAGGAACACCCGGAATAGCCCCCGGACGACCGCGTTAGCGTGGAATGACCGACTCAACGAAGGAGACTCGCATATGACTGCATCCCGCCGCACGATCGGCTCATCCGACCTCGAGGTCTTCCCGCTCTCGCTCGGGGGCAACGTCTTCGGCTGGACGGCCGACCGCCAGACCTCGTTCGACGTCCTGGATGCGTACACGGCCGCCGGCGGCAACTTCGTCGACACGGCGGACGGCTACTCGGCATGGGTGCCGGGCAACACGGGTGGCGACTCGGAGCGCATCCTGGGCGAGTGGTTCGACGCCCGCGGCAACCGCGACCAGGTCGTCCTCGCCACCAAGGTCAGCCAGCACCCCGACTTCAAGGGCCTCGCGCCCGACAACATCCGCCGAGCCGCTGACGCGTCGCTCGAGCGCCTCAAGTCCGACTACATCGACCTCTACTACGCGCACTTCGACGACGAGTCGGTGCCGCTGGAGGAGACGGTCGCCGCCCTGTCGGGCCTGGTCGACGCGGGCAAGGTGCGCTACATCGGCATCTCCAACTACTCGCCGGAGCGCATCGAGGAGTGGTTCCGCATCACCGAGCGGGAGGGCCTGCACCGCGCGGTGGCGCTGCAGCCGCACTACAACCTGGTGGAGCGCGCCTACGAGACGTCGTACCGCCCGATCGCCGAGCGCGAGGGCCTCGGCGTCATGCCGTACTTCGCCCTGGCGGCCGGCTTCCTGACCGGCAAGTACCGCGACGGCGTCACGGTGGACAGCCCGCGCGCGGGCGGCGCCGCCAAGTACCTGGACGAGACGGGCCGCTCTGTGCTGGCCGCTCTCGACGACGTGGCGGCCGCGCACGACGCCTCCGTGGCGTCGGTCGCCCTCGCCTGGCTGGCCGCCCAGCCCACCATCACCGCGCCCATCGCGAGCGCCCGCACCACCGACCAGCTGCCCGACCTGCTGGCCTCCGTCGGCCTCCGTTTGACGGACGACGAGCTCGCCTCCCTCGACGGCGCCTCGGAGGCCGCGAAGGCGGCCTGACCCCGGGGCGGAGCCGGGTCCGTCATGGTTCGGAGCACGTCGCCGCAGATGGTATCCTCGTACGGTTGCCGAAAGCAGCCGGACCTCGTGCCGGCACCGGCTCCGCCCCCTTAGCTCATTGGTAGAGCACTTCCTTGGTAAGGAAGAGGTAGTGGGTCCGATTCCCACAGGGGGCTCCGTCTCCCG is drawn from Leifsonia shinshuensis and contains these coding sequences:
- a CDS encoding aldo/keto reductase; protein product: MTASRRTIGSSDLEVFPLSLGGNVFGWTADRQTSFDVLDAYTAAGGNFVDTADGYSAWVPGNTGGDSERILGEWFDARGNRDQVVLATKVSQHPDFKGLAPDNIRRAADASLERLKSDYIDLYYAHFDDESVPLEETVAALSGLVDAGKVRYIGISNYSPERIEEWFRITEREGLHRAVALQPHYNLVERAYETSYRPIAEREGLGVMPYFALAAGFLTGKYRDGVTVDSPRAGGAAKYLDETGRSVLAALDDVAAAHDASVASVALAWLAAQPTITAPIASARTTDQLPDLLASVGLRLTDDELASLDGASEAAKAA
- a CDS encoding pentapeptide repeat-containing protein, translated to MTIVHDSRDALRADCSQCVGLCCVALAFARSADFAIDKAAGDPCVNLADDDRCRIHPELRERGFRGCTVFDCFGAGQQVTQHTVGGASWRDDADTRSTMFGVFPIMRQLHELLWYLEDALALPAAARLHPALRQARGDVRALADADPETILAADIEELRAPAAQLLREAARLARESGPIGAGPRRVARTRIRPGADLLGADLRGADLRGAELRGALLIAADLRDADLARAELIGADLRDARLDGADLREAIYLTQVQVNAATGDARTRLPETVTRPSHWR